One region of Peribacillus simplex genomic DNA includes:
- a CDS encoding ring-cleaving dioxygenase — protein sequence MSKKTMGIHHITAIVGHPQENVDFYAGVLGLRLVKKTVNFDDPGTYHLYFGNEGGKPGTIMTFFPWAGASQGKIGDGQVGVTSYVVPKGAIKFWKKRLESFNIPFTVRERFSEEYLEFDDPHGLHLEIVEREEGEVNTWTFGGVTPEVAIKGFGGATLLSAYPDKTAVLLEKILGLELIGKEGGFARYRSSAEIGNVIDLKLTPIGRGTMGAGTVHHIAWRAKDDQDQLEWQKYVEENGYEVTPVRDRNYFNAIYFKEHGEILFEIATDPPGFSHDESEATMGEKLMLPEQYEQFREQIKQSILPFEVRELKL from the coding sequence ATGAGTAAAAAAACGATGGGTATTCACCACATTACTGCAATTGTTGGTCATCCTCAAGAGAATGTTGATTTCTATGCAGGTGTATTAGGTTTACGTTTAGTGAAAAAAACTGTCAATTTTGATGACCCAGGTACCTACCATCTTTATTTTGGCAATGAGGGAGGAAAACCAGGAACAATCATGACATTTTTTCCATGGGCAGGAGCTAGTCAAGGGAAAATTGGTGATGGTCAAGTAGGCGTTACATCTTATGTTGTTCCAAAAGGAGCTATAAAGTTCTGGAAAAAAAGACTGGAATCCTTCAATATTCCTTTTACTGTAAGGGAGCGCTTTAGCGAGGAATACTTGGAATTTGATGACCCACATGGGCTACACTTGGAAATTGTTGAAAGGGAAGAAGGCGAGGTAAATACATGGACCTTTGGCGGGGTGACACCTGAGGTAGCTATTAAAGGCTTTGGCGGTGCTACTTTATTATCGGCCTATCCTGACAAAACGGCTGTATTGTTAGAAAAAATATTGGGACTAGAATTAATCGGCAAGGAAGGCGGCTTTGCACGTTACCGTTCTTCAGCAGAAATTGGCAATGTCATTGACTTAAAATTAACGCCAATTGGACGCGGGACAATGGGTGCTGGAACCGTACATCACATTGCATGGCGGGCAAAGGATGATCAAGACCAATTGGAATGGCAAAAATATGTTGAGGAAAACGGATATGAGGTAACTCCTGTACGAGATCGAAACTATTTTAATGCGATTTACTTTAAAGAACACGGGGAAATTCTCTTTGAGATTGCAACAGATCCTCCTGGATTTTCTCACGATGAATCTGAAGCGACGATGGGAGAAAAATTAATGTTGCCAGAGCAGTATGAACAGTTTAGAGAGCAGATTAAACAAAGTATTTTACCATTTGAGGTAAGAGAATTAAAGTTGTGA
- a CDS encoding alpha/beta fold hydrolase, with translation MAKFTVGNENHAPIELYYEDQGSGKPIVLIHGWPLSGRSWEYQVPALIEAGYRVITYDRRGFGKSSQPWEGYEYDTLASDLHKLLEHLNLQNVTLVGFSMGGGEVARYISSYGTDRIEKAVFAGAVPPYLYKSEDHPEGALDDATIEEFKSGVINDRLAFLDKFTKGFFAAGNQTDLVSEPFRLYNRDIAASASPKGTLDCITAFSKTDFRKDLEKFNIPTLIIHGDSDATVPFELSGKRTYDSIPGSKLALIKGGPHGLHATHPKEFNEALLTFLKD, from the coding sequence ATGGCAAAATTTACTGTAGGTAATGAAAATCATGCTCCAATTGAACTTTATTATGAGGATCAGGGTTCAGGGAAACCCATTGTCTTAATACATGGGTGGCCTTTAAGTGGACGCTCTTGGGAATATCAGGTGCCAGCTCTTATTGAAGCAGGTTACAGAGTCATAACATATGATCGCCGAGGATTTGGAAAATCATCTCAGCCGTGGGAAGGATATGAATATGATACACTTGCTTCTGATTTACATAAACTGTTGGAACATTTAAATCTTCAAAATGTCACACTTGTTGGTTTTTCTATGGGTGGAGGTGAGGTAGCTCGGTACATTAGTTCGTATGGAACAGATCGTATTGAAAAGGCTGTTTTTGCTGGAGCAGTTCCTCCTTATTTATACAAATCAGAGGATCATCCTGAAGGAGCATTAGATGATGCAACAATTGAAGAATTCAAAAGTGGCGTGATAAATGACCGCCTTGCATTTCTTGACAAATTTACAAAGGGATTTTTCGCGGCTGGTAATCAAACAGATTTAGTTAGTGAGCCATTCCGTTTATATAATCGGGATATTGCAGCTAGTGCCTCTCCTAAGGGAACGCTCGATTGTATAACGGCCTTTAGTAAGACAGATTTTAGAAAGGACTTGGAAAAGTTCAATATTCCTACTCTTATTATTCACGGTGACTCTGATGCAACTGTACCTTTTGAGTTAAGTGGAAAACGTACATATGATTCCATTCCTGGTAGTAAACTCGCTCTAATAAAGGGTGGTCCGCATGGATTACACGCAACTCATCCAAAAGAATTTAATGAAGCGTTACTAACATTTTTAAAAGACTAA
- a CDS encoding antibiotic biosynthesis monooxygenase: protein MNQERVTVGETHTGNTMDAGGPVTTIVTWEIQEGREKQFETWRHEIEAAATKFPGHLGVNLIVPNNGSREYTVVFRFDTYEHLRAWQESDIRRDLLKKAELFQATNPTYKTESSLAYWFVTPKMPVPPPKWKMSIVTVLGVWPLSMLVPKVVGPFIKNMIPIMSAFFVSVCIVSLLSWVVMPILGKIFHPWLQNNRK, encoded by the coding sequence ATGAATCAGGAAAGAGTAACTGTCGGAGAAACTCATACAGGGAACACTATGGATGCTGGTGGTCCAGTAACAACGATTGTTACATGGGAAATTCAAGAAGGTAGAGAAAAACAGTTTGAAACGTGGAGACATGAAATCGAAGCTGCCGCTACTAAATTTCCAGGGCATTTAGGCGTAAATCTAATAGTCCCCAATAACGGATCCAGAGAGTATACTGTTGTTTTTCGCTTTGATACGTATGAGCATCTTCGTGCTTGGCAAGAGTCAGATATTCGTCGAGATTTGTTAAAAAAGGCAGAACTATTTCAAGCTACTAATCCAACGTACAAAACTGAAAGCAGTTTGGCTTATTGGTTTGTTACTCCGAAAATGCCAGTTCCACCGCCAAAATGGAAAATGTCCATTGTTACCGTTCTTGGTGTATGGCCTCTTAGCATGTTGGTTCCTAAAGTGGTAGGACCTTTTATAAAAAATATGATTCCTATTATGTCAGCTTTTTTTGTTTCAGTATGTATAGTGTCCTTGCTATCATGGGTAGTAATGCCGATTCTCGGTAAAATATTTCATCCATGGTTACAGAATAATAGGAAGTAG
- a CDS encoding IS1182 family transposase, with product MIQKQTSMVFSPYMAIYDVVVPKDNMLRKINELIDFSFVLEELRDNYCLHNGRNAVDPIRMFKYLLLKTIHDLSDVDIVERSRYDMSFKYFLGMAPEDPVIDPSSLTKFRKLRLKDINLLDMLIHKTVEIAIEKEIIKNKTIIVDATHTKARYNHKTPKEILMDQSKGLRKVIYSIDEEMKNKFPSKTTTDVLQDEITYCQKLIEVVETEERITQYPKVKEQLNLLKETVSDDIEQLRISKDQDAKIGHKSADSSFFGYKTHIAMSEERIITAATITTGEKTDGKELKALIEKSTAAGMVIETVIGDTAYSEKGNIEYSEENNIKLVAKLNPSVTQGFRKKEEEFQFNKDAGMYVCKAGHLAIRKARQGKKDVATNQTDTYYFDIEKCKICPLKEGCYKEGAKSKTYSVSIKSNEHTEQATFQESEYFKEKSKERYKIEAKNSELKHRHGYDVAKSSGLLGMELQGAMAIFTVNLKRILKLMA from the coding sequence ATGATTCAAAAACAAACGTCTATGGTTTTTAGTCCATATATGGCCATTTATGATGTAGTGGTTCCAAAGGATAACATGTTACGCAAGATCAATGAACTTATTGACTTTTCTTTTGTGTTGGAAGAATTGAGGGACAACTACTGTCTTCATAACGGTAGGAATGCTGTCGATCCAATACGTATGTTTAAATATTTGCTGCTCAAGACCATTCATGACCTATCAGATGTGGATATAGTTGAGCGTTCCAGGTATGACATGTCCTTTAAATATTTCCTCGGCATGGCTCCAGAAGATCCAGTTATTGACCCTAGCTCCTTAACGAAATTTCGAAAGCTCCGTTTAAAAGACATAAACCTTTTGGATATGCTCATTCATAAAACCGTTGAGATTGCGATTGAAAAGGAAATCATTAAAAACAAAACGATTATTGTGGATGCCACCCACACGAAAGCCAGATACAATCATAAGACTCCAAAAGAAATATTGATGGACCAATCTAAAGGATTAAGAAAAGTAATCTATTCGATAGATGAAGAGATGAAAAATAAATTCCCATCCAAAACCACTACTGATGTATTGCAGGATGAAATTACTTATTGCCAGAAGCTCATCGAGGTAGTGGAAACAGAGGAGCGTATCACCCAATATCCAAAGGTAAAAGAGCAGTTAAATCTATTAAAGGAAACGGTATCCGATGATATCGAACAGTTAAGGATCTCCAAAGACCAAGATGCCAAGATTGGCCACAAGAGTGCTGACTCTTCTTTCTTTGGATACAAAACACATATTGCGATGAGTGAGGAACGAATCATTACAGCTGCGACTATCACTACAGGTGAAAAAACGGACGGTAAAGAATTAAAGGCATTAATTGAAAAGAGCACGGCTGCCGGTATGGTGATTGAGACCGTGATTGGCGATACAGCTTACTCAGAGAAGGGAAATATTGAATACAGTGAAGAAAATAACATTAAACTAGTCGCAAAATTGAATCCTTCTGTTACACAGGGATTCCGGAAGAAGGAAGAGGAATTTCAATTTAATAAGGATGCAGGAATGTACGTTTGTAAGGCTGGGCATTTGGCTATCAGGAAAGCTCGCCAGGGCAAAAAAGATGTAGCGACGAATCAAACAGATACCTATTACTTCGATATAGAAAAGTGTAAGATTTGTCCCTTAAAAGAGGGCTGTTATAAAGAAGGAGCGAAAAGCAAGACCTATTCTGTCAGTATTAAATCCAATGAACATACAGAACAGGCTACATTCCAGGAAAGTGAGTATTTTAAAGAAAAATCAAAAGAACGTTATAAAATAGAAGCGAAAAACAGTGAATTGAAACACAGACACGGGTATGATGTTGCAAAATCCTCGGGTCTACTTGGCATGGAATTACAAGGAGCAATGGCTATTTTCACCGTTAACTTGAAAAGAATATTGAAATTAATGGCCTAA
- a CDS encoding amidohydrolase, which yields MNLPDMILYNGKITTLDPSQPEVSAIAITDGLITAVGGDELLDSATENTKKIDLKRKRAIPGLNDSHIHVIRGGLHYNMELRWEGVPSLAIALEMLREQARRTPAPQWVRVVGGWSEFQFKERRMPTLEEINAVSEDTPVFVLHLYDRALVNRAGLRALGYTKDTPDPPGCLIQRDKRGNPTGLLIANPNASILYSSLGRAPVLNIDDQINSTRHFMRELNRLGITSAIDAGGGFQNYPDDYKVVEHLAEKDQLTLRIAYNLFTQNPDHEYEDFASWAKIVSPGQGNDKYKMNGAGEMLVFSAADFEKFQMPQPDLATVMEADLKKVISLLVENRWPFRLHATYDESITRFLNVFEEVNREIPFNGLRWWFDHAETISDRSMERVKALNGGIAIQDRMAFQGEYFVDLYGKEAAKHTPPIYRMLDLGIPVGAGSDATRVSSYNPWVALYWMVAGKTIGGLSIYDEKNKLDRKVALELYSKGSAWFSGDEDKKGTLAVGQFADIAVMSADYFTVPEEEIKDLESLLTIMGGQVVYGNDEFKNLSPELPPASPDWSPTGVYGYGGANLADNILFHDAHDHKHSCSNPLHQHTHTVIGNDGTKWGIGCTCFAF from the coding sequence ATGAATTTACCGGATATGATCTTATATAACGGAAAAATCACTACCCTTGACCCATCTCAACCTGAGGTATCGGCTATCGCCATAACTGATGGTTTAATCACTGCAGTAGGTGGAGATGAGCTTCTTGATAGTGCCACAGAAAATACCAAAAAAATAGACCTTAAAAGAAAGAGAGCTATTCCGGGCTTGAATGACTCTCATATACACGTTATTCGTGGCGGTCTTCATTATAATATGGAATTGCGCTGGGAAGGTGTGCCATCACTTGCTATTGCTCTGGAAATGCTTAGAGAGCAGGCAAGGCGTACACCTGCTCCCCAGTGGGTAAGAGTAGTTGGAGGTTGGTCTGAATTTCAATTTAAAGAAAGACGGATGCCAACTTTGGAAGAGATTAATGCTGTTTCTGAAGACACACCTGTCTTTGTGCTACATCTTTATGATAGAGCACTTGTAAATCGTGCAGGGTTGCGTGCACTGGGATACACAAAAGATACCCCAGATCCTCCGGGCTGTTTAATTCAGCGAGATAAACGAGGTAATCCAACAGGTCTTTTAATTGCCAATCCTAACGCTTCTATTCTATATTCAAGTTTGGGTAGAGCTCCAGTACTTAATATTGACGACCAGATTAACTCTACTCGCCATTTTATGCGCGAATTAAATAGATTAGGTATCACAAGTGCCATTGACGCAGGTGGCGGATTCCAAAATTATCCTGATGATTACAAAGTTGTTGAACATTTAGCCGAGAAGGATCAATTAACTTTGCGTATTGCTTATAATCTATTTACGCAAAATCCAGATCATGAATATGAAGACTTTGCTTCATGGGCAAAAATTGTTTCTCCGGGTCAAGGAAATGATAAGTATAAAATGAATGGTGCTGGAGAAATGTTAGTATTCTCGGCAGCCGATTTTGAAAAATTTCAAATGCCGCAGCCCGACCTAGCTACGGTGATGGAAGCTGACTTAAAGAAAGTAATTTCTCTATTGGTGGAAAATCGTTGGCCATTCCGTTTACATGCAACTTATGACGAGTCAATAACACGTTTCTTAAATGTTTTTGAGGAAGTCAACAGAGAAATTCCATTTAATGGTCTACGCTGGTGGTTTGACCATGCAGAAACAATCTCAGACCGTAGTATGGAACGTGTTAAGGCTTTAAATGGCGGTATTGCCATCCAAGACCGCATGGCTTTCCAAGGTGAATACTTTGTTGATTTATACGGAAAGGAAGCTGCAAAGCATACTCCTCCGATTTATCGTATGCTAGACCTGGGTATACCTGTTGGCGCCGGTAGTGATGCAACGAGGGTTTCCAGCTATAACCCTTGGGTTGCTCTTTACTGGATGGTTGCAGGAAAAACCATTGGTGGTCTTTCGATATACGATGAAAAGAATAAACTTGACAGAAAAGTAGCTCTGGAACTATACTCCAAAGGAAGTGCATGGTTCTCCGGTGATGAAGATAAAAAGGGTACCCTTGCAGTAGGTCAGTTTGCTGATATTGCTGTAATGTCTGCTGACTACTTTACTGTGCCAGAAGAAGAAATCAAAGACCTTGAATCATTACTCACCATTATGGGTGGGCAGGTTGTTTATGGAAATGATGAATTTAAAAATTTATCACCTGAATTGCCGCCAGCATCACCTGATTGGTCACCGACGGGAGTTTATGGTTATGGTGGTGCTAACCTAGCCGACAATATACTTTTTCACGATGCCCATGATCACAAACATAGTTGCAGTAACCCTCTCCATCAACACACTCATACCGTAATAGGAAATGATGGAACTAAATGGGGTATCGGTTGTACTTGCTTTGCTTTCTAA
- a CDS encoding NADPH-dependent FMN reductase produces MYKTIGLICGSLRKNSYNRIIAQSLTEMDDSHQFRWIEINNLPFFNEDLEISVPETVTSFKSAIQDVDGIIIVSPEYNSGIPGVLKNALDWASRPRESAVLSRKPVGLIGATPGGLGTVYAQMQIREILETMQAHVLPFQKVLISQVHEKIDSDQKVLTDEKTKRYLQRYLQQFINWIDKTPALDK; encoded by the coding sequence ATGTATAAGACCATTGGCCTTATTTGTGGTAGTTTACGAAAAAACTCTTATAATCGGATCATTGCTCAATCATTAACAGAGATGGATGATTCCCATCAATTTCGTTGGATCGAGATAAATAATCTACCTTTTTTTAATGAAGACTTAGAAATAAGTGTTCCAGAAACAGTGACATCATTTAAATCTGCTATCCAGGACGTTGACGGTATCATTATTGTAAGTCCAGAGTACAATTCTGGAATTCCAGGCGTATTAAAGAATGCATTGGACTGGGCATCAAGACCTCGGGAATCCGCTGTTCTTAGCAGAAAACCGGTTGGCCTAATTGGAGCAACTCCTGGGGGGTTAGGTACTGTTTATGCTCAGATGCAAATCAGAGAAATACTAGAAACTATGCAAGCTCATGTTCTTCCATTTCAAAAAGTGCTGATTTCTCAAGTACATGAAAAGATTGATTCCGATCAGAAAGTGCTTACTGACGAAAAGACAAAACGTTATCTTCAGCGTTATTTACAACAATTTATAAATTGGATAGATAAAACTCCTGCTTTAGATAAATAG
- a CDS encoding hydrolase translates to MSNLELLTPENSALILIDFQPQMTFGVASIDRQTLMNNVMLLAKSAKAFNVPTILTTVETKSFSGYFWPQILDIFPNHEIIERSSMNSWEDSKFVEAVKATGRKKLIFAALWTEVCLAFPVLEAIKAGYEVYAVDDASGGTSLTAHNAAMRRVEQAGAIPVTAIQVLLEYQRDWARKDTYDAVMEIVKEHTGAYGQGVEYAYTMVHGAPPSRKI, encoded by the coding sequence ATGAGTAATTTAGAATTGTTAACTCCGGAGAACAGTGCATTAATTTTGATCGATTTTCAGCCTCAAATGACTTTTGGAGTTGCAAGCATTGACAGACAAACATTAATGAATAACGTTATGCTGCTTGCTAAATCAGCAAAAGCTTTTAACGTACCTACTATTCTTACTACAGTTGAAACAAAAAGCTTTTCCGGTTATTTTTGGCCACAAATTCTTGACATATTTCCAAACCATGAAATTATAGAACGTAGTTCAATGAACTCTTGGGAAGATTCAAAATTTGTTGAGGCAGTTAAAGCAACAGGTAGAAAAAAATTGATATTTGCAGCACTTTGGACTGAAGTTTGCCTTGCATTCCCTGTGCTTGAAGCAATTAAAGCTGGCTATGAAGTTTATGCAGTTGATGATGCTTCAGGTGGTACTAGTTTGACAGCACATAATGCTGCTATGCGTCGTGTAGAACAAGCTGGAGCAATTCCAGTGACAGCAATTCAAGTTTTACTTGAATACCAACGTGACTGGGCACGCAAAGACACTTATGATGCTGTTATGGAAATTGTAAAAGAACACACTGGTGCTTATGGTCAAGGTGTGGAATACGCATATACTATGGTACATGGCGCGCCTCCAAGCAGGAAAATATGA
- the ycaC gene encoding isochorismate family cysteine hydrolase YcaC, whose product MSDLYSRINKDDAVVLLVDHQTGLMAGLVRDYGVDEFKNNVLALAHTAKFFDLPVILTTSFEHGPNGPLMQELVDLFPDAPKIARPGQINAWDNDDFVKAIKETGKKQLIIAGVVTDVCVAFPSLSAIKAGYEVFAVTDASGTFSKQVAEAANTRMAHNGVQLMNWFSVACELQRDWRNDVEGFGNLLASNLPGYQNVIGSYMGAQRDLSKQNA is encoded by the coding sequence ATGTCTGATCTCTATTCTCGTATTAATAAAGATGATGCTGTCGTTCTTTTAGTGGATCATCAAACTGGCCTTATGGCTGGACTAGTTCGTGACTATGGTGTTGATGAATTTAAGAACAATGTTTTGGCTCTTGCTCACACTGCTAAGTTTTTTGATTTACCAGTTATTTTAACAACAAGCTTTGAACACGGACCTAATGGGCCATTAATGCAAGAATTGGTTGATCTCTTTCCTGATGCACCAAAAATAGCTCGACCTGGACAAATTAATGCATGGGATAATGATGATTTTGTAAAAGCAATCAAAGAAACTGGAAAAAAACAACTTATTATCGCGGGCGTAGTTACGGATGTTTGCGTTGCTTTCCCATCACTTTCCGCTATAAAAGCTGGGTATGAAGTATTTGCTGTTACTGATGCTTCAGGCACTTTCAGTAAACAAGTTGCAGAAGCTGCCAATACGCGTATGGCACATAATGGCGTGCAACTTATGAACTGGTTTAGCGTAGCGTGCGAATTACAACGCGATTGGCGCAACGATGTCGAAGGTTTTGGCAATTTACTTGCTAGTAATCTTCCAGGTTATCAAAATGTAATTGGAAGCTATATGGGAGCTCAGCGAGATCTTAGTAAACAAAATGCATAA
- a CDS encoding ring-cleaving dioxygenase, producing the protein MQKTTGIHHITAMVNDAQRSIDFYAGILGLRLVKKTINFDRPEVYHLYFGNETGQPGAVITFFPWSNQLKGRIGTGQVGVTSFIIPNQSIKFWANRLKKFRIRFIQSLRFGEKYLQFQDPDGLEIELVERNEGPKNNWSFGEVDSEVAIKGFGGAILISTQPNKTADVLENVLGLECLGQEASFLRFKSDGQFGNTIDIKLTPSVRGLKGAGTVHHIAWRAKDDQDLLRWRTLLQDKEYYPTEIRDRNYFNAVYFHEQGGILFEIATDPPGFSVDEAVAELGNKLMLPSWLEPKREELEEALPTVEVRVLEGDQS; encoded by the coding sequence TTGCAAAAAACAACAGGGATCCATCATATTACAGCAATGGTGAACGATGCCCAAAGAAGTATTGATTTTTATGCTGGCATACTGGGGTTAAGACTTGTAAAAAAGACGATAAACTTTGATCGTCCAGAGGTCTATCATCTTTATTTTGGAAATGAAACTGGTCAACCTGGGGCTGTTATAACTTTTTTTCCGTGGTCAAACCAGTTAAAAGGTCGAATTGGCACAGGACAGGTTGGAGTAACCAGTTTTATCATCCCAAATCAATCCATTAAATTTTGGGCAAATCGTTTGAAAAAATTTAGAATTAGGTTTATTCAATCCCTACGTTTTGGAGAAAAATATTTACAATTTCAAGATCCGGATGGTCTCGAAATTGAATTAGTGGAACGTAATGAAGGCCCAAAAAATAATTGGAGTTTTGGAGAGGTCGATTCAGAGGTCGCAATTAAAGGGTTTGGTGGAGCTATACTAATTTCAACTCAGCCTAATAAAACTGCGGATGTGCTTGAAAACGTATTAGGGCTTGAATGTCTTGGGCAAGAAGCGAGCTTCCTTAGGTTTAAATCGGATGGTCAGTTTGGAAATACAATTGATATTAAGCTAACTCCTTCGGTTCGCGGGTTAAAAGGGGCCGGAACTGTTCACCATATCGCATGGAGGGCAAAGGATGACCAAGATCTTTTGAGATGGAGAACACTTCTTCAAGATAAGGAGTATTATCCGACTGAGATTCGTGATCGAAACTACTTCAATGCTGTGTATTTCCATGAACAAGGCGGTATCCTTTTTGAAATAGCGACCGATCCGCCAGGCTTTTCCGTTGATGAAGCTGTCGCTGAGCTTGGTAATAAACTGATGTTACCATCTTGGCTGGAGCCAAAACGAGAAGAATTAGAAGAAGCCTTACCTACCGTGGAAGTTCGCGTTCTGGAGGGAGATCAATCATGA
- a CDS encoding alpha/beta hydrolase, with product MKHIFNKGKDSTKPTLLLLHGTGGNELDLLPIAGRIDDEASVLSVRGNVLENGMLRFFRRLAEGVFDEEDLIFRTKELNEFLDESAAKYNFDRDNMIAIGYSNGANIAASLLFHYQNALKGAILHHPMVPRKGIVLPDLSGKSVFIAAGKNDPICSPMESTELQSLFEKANAKIEVHWENSGHQLTVDEVEAAAYWYRRVF from the coding sequence ATGAAACATATATTTAATAAGGGTAAAGATTCAACGAAACCAACGTTATTATTACTGCATGGTACTGGCGGAAATGAATTAGATTTATTACCTATAGCGGGAAGAATTGATGACGAGGCATCAGTGCTAAGTGTCCGCGGAAATGTATTGGAAAATGGAATGCTTCGATTCTTCCGGAGATTAGCTGAAGGTGTATTCGATGAGGAAGATCTGATTTTCCGTACAAAAGAATTAAATGAGTTTCTTGATGAGTCTGCTGCAAAGTATAATTTTGATCGAGACAACATGATAGCTATTGGATACTCAAATGGAGCTAATATAGCTGCTAGTTTATTATTTCACTATCAAAATGCATTAAAGGGAGCCATTCTCCATCACCCGATGGTACCGAGAAAAGGAATTGTTCTTCCTGATTTGTCAGGAAAATCAGTCTTTATTGCTGCTGGTAAAAATGATCCTATATGTTCGCCGATGGAATCTACTGAACTTCAATCATTATTTGAAAAGGCTAATGCAAAAATTGAAGTTCATTGGGAAAATAGTGGGCATCAATTGACTGTTGATGAAGTTGAAGCTGCGGCTTACTGGTATCGCAGGGTCTTTTAA